Proteins encoded in a region of the Haloarcula sp. CBA1129 genome:
- a CDS encoding DUF373 family protein: MLLVLCIDLDDDLGRKTGIETPVIGRDAVVDAAVALASNDPEDSDVNVLFEGVHIYDDITDEPVEVAAVTGVDGSDVAANRAVGEEVDTVLASLAASEDVRALIVTDGAQDESVVPVIRSRVRIDGVRRVVVRQAQNLESMYYTIKQVLDDPETRGTILVPLGILLLIYPLTIAIEALGYPGSALGVISGLLGLYILARGLGAEKILDEAVERTTAGLYAGRVTIITYVVAAALLAIGGVSGVQELERQTDPDALEVIASLVSGAIQWFAAAGITSSLGRVTDEYLDGSFRWRYLNAPFYVLSIAAVLHAVSAFFLGVRDLEYLAVMLTGGTLLGLVSTLVFAVAEARFDHPEQHNQGPGGPSSE; encoded by the coding sequence ATGCTGCTGGTGCTGTGTATCGACCTCGATGACGACCTCGGCCGCAAGACCGGCATCGAGACGCCCGTCATCGGACGCGATGCCGTCGTAGACGCAGCGGTGGCGCTGGCCTCGAACGACCCAGAGGACTCCGATGTGAACGTCCTCTTCGAGGGCGTCCACATCTACGACGACATCACCGACGAGCCGGTCGAAGTCGCGGCCGTCACCGGCGTCGATGGGAGCGACGTCGCCGCCAACCGGGCGGTCGGCGAGGAGGTTGATACCGTTCTCGCGTCGCTGGCAGCCAGCGAGGACGTGCGGGCGCTCATCGTCACCGACGGCGCACAGGACGAGTCGGTGGTCCCTGTCATCCGCTCGCGGGTCCGCATCGATGGCGTCCGCCGCGTCGTCGTCCGTCAGGCCCAGAATCTCGAATCGATGTACTACACCATCAAGCAGGTGCTCGACGACCCGGAAACTCGCGGCACGATTCTGGTTCCGCTTGGCATCCTCCTGCTCATCTACCCGCTGACAATCGCCATCGAGGCACTGGGCTACCCCGGCTCCGCGCTAGGTGTCATCTCTGGCCTCCTCGGCCTCTATATCCTCGCACGGGGCCTCGGCGCTGAGAAGATACTCGACGAGGCGGTCGAGCGAACGACCGCCGGGCTGTACGCCGGGCGCGTGACGATTATCACCTACGTTGTCGCGGCCGCACTGCTTGCCATCGGCGGCGTCAGCGGCGTTCAAGAGCTTGAACGCCAGACCGACCCCGACGCTCTGGAAGTTATCGCGTCGCTGGTCTCGGGCGCGATTCAGTGGTTCGCTGCCGCCGGCATCACCTCCAGCCTTGGCCGCGTGACTGACGAGTATCTCGATGGAAGCTTCCGGTGGCGGTATCTGAACGCCCCCTTCTACGTCCTGTCCATCGCTGCCGTGTTACACGCCGTTAGCGCCTTCTTCCTCGGCGTTCGAGATCTGGAGTACCTCGCGGTGATGCTCACCGGCGGGACGCTGCTCGGGCTGGTCAGTACGCTGGTCTTCGCTGTCGCGGAGGCCCGGTTTGACCACCCCGAACAGCACAATCAAGGGCCCGGCGGTCCCTCATCCGAGTGA
- a CDS encoding phosphate-starvation-inducible PsiE family protein, with protein sequence MDDEESDPVGGPLPAAESFDDRVLALSETAIRYVEVIAALVLVLLFAIGVFDLGLQIFQSALRGDITDPLVVVGFIDTALLLFIIVEVYQTVVAYTQESETRRIVRLVIYTGVIAMVRKAIIFRTGEYSSEQAALTAAAAYTLIILGLAALLLVERRTRGTLPESG encoded by the coding sequence ATGGACGACGAGGAGTCCGACCCCGTTGGCGGGCCGCTACCGGCCGCGGAGTCGTTCGACGACCGAGTGTTGGCTCTCAGCGAGACGGCCATCCGGTACGTCGAAGTCATCGCGGCGCTGGTACTGGTTCTGCTGTTCGCCATCGGCGTGTTCGACCTCGGACTCCAGATATTCCAGAGTGCGCTCCGAGGTGACATCACCGACCCGCTGGTCGTCGTCGGCTTCATCGACACCGCATTGCTCCTCTTCATTATCGTCGAGGTGTACCAGACCGTCGTCGCGTACACACAGGAGAGCGAGACGCGCCGCATCGTCCGTCTGGTCATCTACACGGGCGTCATCGCGATGGTCAGGAAAGCCATTATCTTCCGCACTGGTGAGTACAGCTCCGAACAGGCCGCGCTCACCGCCGCAGCGGCGTACACGCTCATCATTCTGGGGCTCGCGGCACTGCTGCTCGTCGAGCGCCGGACCCGCGGGACGCTGCCGGAATCGGGGTAG
- a CDS encoding MFS transporter, which yields MTDTGTGITGSRRRRGLAVVFFVVFLDLLGFGIIIPILPFYTRSFPGGTEFVIGLLAASYSAMQFVFAPLLGSLSDRVGRRPVLVVSLCGSVLAWTVFGLADALWLLFLSRLLAGAMGGNLSTAQAYVADVTPPERRAAALGFIGAAFGLGFIFGPGIGAVLSFDATVAVVDGLLPAAVPITRFSLPSFAAAAASLCGVLVAVLFLPESRTVSETASATERTSSITQLRAAVATPGLRPLLAAFFLVSFAFSGVQVMFVPYVADIYGYTAAQSALLLTYIGVVAVITQGVLVGRLSARYSPVRLSLFGTGLLVVGVGAIPISRAIGSILPDLTALVPSLTADLLGLLLVLTLLPLGNGVLSVTLTALVSQRASAAVQGSAFGITQGAGSLARTVGPPVMGGLYFAVGYWSPFVVGSVLLLPVLWLVARLGSTSETYEPRPSDPGHAR from the coding sequence ATGACAGACACCGGGACCGGTATCACCGGGTCCCGCCGCCGTCGTGGCCTCGCGGTCGTCTTCTTCGTCGTCTTTCTGGACCTGCTGGGCTTCGGTATCATCATCCCCATTCTCCCGTTCTACACCCGGTCGTTCCCCGGCGGGACGGAGTTCGTCATCGGACTGCTCGCGGCTTCCTACTCCGCGATGCAGTTTGTCTTCGCGCCGCTGCTCGGGTCGCTGTCGGACCGCGTCGGCCGCCGCCCGGTGCTCGTGGTGTCGCTGTGTGGCTCCGTCCTCGCGTGGACGGTGTTCGGGCTGGCCGACGCGCTGTGGCTCCTCTTTCTGTCCCGGCTGCTGGCCGGTGCCATGGGCGGCAACCTTTCGACGGCTCAGGCCTACGTCGCCGACGTGACGCCGCCCGAACGACGGGCCGCTGCCCTCGGGTTCATTGGAGCCGCGTTCGGTCTGGGGTTCATCTTCGGCCCCGGCATCGGCGCGGTGTTGAGCTTCGACGCGACGGTTGCCGTTGTCGATGGGCTCTTGCCGGCGGCTGTGCCGATTACCCGGTTCTCGCTCCCGAGCTTTGCCGCCGCGGCCGCGAGCCTGTGCGGTGTGCTTGTCGCCGTACTGTTCCTCCCCGAGTCCAGAACCGTCTCGGAAACTGCGTCAGCGACTGAACGCACCTCCTCGATTACCCAGCTCCGGGCGGCGGTGGCGACGCCCGGCCTCCGGCCACTGCTCGCGGCCTTCTTCCTCGTCTCGTTTGCTTTCTCTGGCGTGCAGGTGATGTTCGTTCCCTACGTCGCCGACATCTACGGCTACACGGCCGCCCAGAGCGCACTCCTGTTGACCTACATCGGCGTCGTTGCGGTCATCACGCAAGGAGTCCTCGTCGGCCGGCTCTCGGCGCGCTACAGCCCGGTCCGGCTCTCGCTGTTCGGGACCGGGCTACTCGTTGTCGGCGTCGGCGCAATCCCGATTTCTCGGGCCATCGGCTCGATTCTTCCCGACCTGACCGCACTTGTTCCGTCTCTCACCGCTGACCTGCTCGGCCTCCTGCTCGTGTTGACGCTGCTGCCGCTCGGTAACGGCGTCCTCTCGGTGACGCTGACGGCGCTCGTCTCCCAGCGGGCCAGCGCGGCCGTCCAGGGGAGCGCCTTCGGTATCACGCAGGGCGCTGGTAGTCTGGCCCGGACCGTCGGCCCGCCGGTCATGGGCGGGCTGTACTTCGCCGTCGGCTACTGGTCGCCGTTCGTTGTCGGCAGCGTGTTGCTGCTCCCTGTCCTGTGGCTCGTCGCCAGATTGGGTTCGACATCGGAGACCTACGAGCCGCGGCCGTCCGACCCGGGCCACGCCAGATAG
- a CDS encoding radical SAM protein: MISEGCEQCAKGGKMVLFVYGYCDQRDCFYCPLGENRKNVTQMYANERPIEDDADVIEEAKRMSALGTSITGGEPQEVLDRTCHYLELLKDEFGEDHHTHLYTGIPGGRENMRRLSEAGLDEIRFHPPLEQWGDLHGTEWEDILYIAREEGLTPAFEIPGIRAEEEFLEFLDEGAADFCNINEFEMSDGNYRRMQEEGFELKEDHMSAVEGSHDILETMGDHEKVYFCTSVFKDAAQHRSRLKRMARNIRREFDDVTDDGTLVYGKAWTSEARLEALGVPEEYYTVKSDHVELAWWLLEEMVEEGDVEKGEIVEQYPTYDGTVVERTPLSASNSQSEQSAVGD; encoded by the coding sequence ATGATTTCCGAGGGCTGCGAACAGTGCGCCAAAGGCGGCAAGATGGTGCTGTTCGTCTACGGCTACTGCGACCAGCGAGACTGCTTCTACTGTCCCCTCGGGGAGAACCGCAAGAACGTCACCCAGATGTACGCCAACGAGCGTCCGATCGAGGACGACGCAGACGTCATCGAGGAGGCCAAGCGCATGAGCGCGCTGGGTACCTCAATCACGGGCGGCGAACCTCAGGAAGTACTCGACCGGACCTGCCACTACCTAGAACTGCTGAAAGACGAGTTCGGCGAGGACCACCACACGCACCTCTACACTGGGATTCCCGGCGGTCGCGAGAACATGCGCCGCCTCTCGGAAGCCGGTCTCGATGAGATCCGCTTCCACCCGCCCTTGGAGCAGTGGGGCGATCTCCACGGGACCGAGTGGGAGGACATCCTCTACATCGCCCGCGAGGAGGGGCTGACCCCCGCCTTCGAGATTCCCGGCATCCGCGCCGAAGAAGAGTTCCTCGAATTCTTAGACGAGGGCGCGGCCGACTTCTGTAACATCAACGAGTTCGAGATGTCCGACGGGAACTACCGCCGGATGCAGGAGGAGGGCTTCGAACTGAAAGAGGACCACATGAGCGCTGTCGAGGGGTCCCACGACATCCTTGAGACGATGGGGGACCACGAGAAGGTGTATTTCTGTACGAGCGTGTTCAAGGACGCCGCCCAGCATCGCTCGCGACTCAAGCGGATGGCCCGCAACATCCGCCGGGAGTTCGACGATGTGACCGACGACGGGACCCTCGTCTACGGGAAGGCGTGGACCTCCGAGGCCCGACTTGAAGCCCTCGGCGTTCCCGAGGAGTACTACACGGTCAAGTCCGACCACGTCGAATTGGCCTGGTGGCTGCTCGAAGAGATGGTCGAGGAGGGCGATGTGGAAAAGGGCGAAATCGTCGAGCAGTATCCGACCTACGACGGGACAGTCGTCGAGCGGACGCCGCTGTCGGCTTCGAATTCACAATCGGAGCAGTCAGCGGTGGGGGACTGA
- a CDS encoding DUF1109 domain-containing protein → MRFAIDSGKLLYALGVLFAAAALLYFVRDVVFNLSITVKAVLLLLGFILLFVAGVTLERDVLDVVAFALSGVTYVVFVGYVVVRYSPGETGTFLLLAASAGLFVGLGYALRTGIPTPSRRTAVVALGGLLIVSGGLVGADALSGGVTYDVQTSESVTVSVPAAEQTPDRYPYIEAEIGTVAASNPSPFLRALALPSISGCLIGPTEHPQERVYVDTDIQWDEDTIGASTTKSYAVTAELPIAPNRTEPKTYAIEQGIDCGAERAEPTIAIQVGETDTLD, encoded by the coding sequence ATGCGCTTTGCTATCGACAGCGGCAAACTACTGTACGCGCTCGGTGTCCTGTTCGCCGCGGCGGCGCTCCTGTATTTCGTCCGTGACGTCGTGTTCAATCTCTCGATAACGGTGAAAGCGGTGTTACTGTTGCTGGGCTTTATCCTGTTGTTCGTGGCGGGTGTCACCCTCGAACGCGACGTGCTTGACGTTGTAGCCTTTGCTCTCAGTGGCGTGACCTACGTCGTGTTCGTCGGGTACGTTGTCGTCCGGTATTCGCCGGGCGAAACGGGGACGTTCCTGTTGCTCGCCGCGTCCGCAGGGCTGTTCGTCGGGCTGGGCTATGCGCTCCGGACAGGGATTCCGACGCCATCGCGGCGAACAGCAGTGGTCGCCCTCGGCGGCCTCCTCATCGTGAGCGGCGGACTCGTGGGGGCCGACGCGCTCAGCGGCGGGGTGACCTACGACGTACAGACGAGCGAATCAGTCACCGTGTCGGTCCCGGCGGCGGAACAGACCCCGGACAGGTACCCGTACATCGAGGCGGAAATCGGGACCGTTGCCGCGTCGAACCCGTCACCGTTCCTGCGGGCGCTGGCTCTCCCCTCGATTTCGGGCTGTCTGATCGGGCCGACGGAGCATCCACAGGAAAGAGTGTACGTAGACACCGATATCCAGTGGGACGAGGACACCATCGGCGCTTCGACGACAAAGTCCTACGCAGTCACCGCTGAGTTACCGATTGCTCCGAACCGGACGGAGCCAAAAACGTACGCCATTGAACAGGGGATTGACTGCGGTGCCGAGCGGGCCGAGCCGACAATAGCGATTCAGGTCGGCGAAACCGACACGTTAGACTGA
- a CDS encoding zinc ribbon domain-containing protein yields the protein MPLGQLELALRVIAGLFVIVAPTLLFLGLWRGLEAMRDDELIRQAQQRAEMNDRSSTGPNWSADALTNDAAAPLSETNMSVVICGSCGTPNMQDATYCQECFTELE from the coding sequence ATGCCACTCGGCCAGCTGGAACTGGCGTTGCGCGTCATCGCTGGCCTGTTCGTCATCGTCGCACCGACGCTGCTGTTTCTGGGACTGTGGCGGGGCCTCGAAGCGATGCGCGACGACGAACTCATCCGGCAGGCCCAGCAGCGCGCCGAGATGAATGATCGGTCGTCGACTGGGCCCAACTGGTCGGCCGACGCACTCACCAACGATGCGGCGGCACCGCTGTCAGAGACAAATATGTCGGTCGTGATCTGTGGCTCCTGTGGCACGCCAAACATGCAAGACGCCACCTACTGTCAGGAGTGTTTCACGGAACTGGAGTAG
- a CDS encoding CNNM domain-containing protein has protein sequence MNGPVVAVGGGLAVILLLGVSAFFSSSEIAVFSLQKDWIAQQAATGDRRAQVLEELYDNPHRLLVTLLVGNNIVNIAISSIITVLVANYLSPGPAVVATTVVTSFLILIFGEIVPKAFGLGNAQEWALTVASPVRLVERVLSPLITLFDGITSRMNALITVETDIEKPYLD, from the coding sequence ATGAATGGCCCTGTCGTGGCAGTCGGTGGCGGACTCGCCGTGATCTTGCTCCTCGGCGTGAGCGCGTTCTTTTCCAGTTCGGAGATAGCAGTGTTCTCGCTACAGAAAGACTGGATAGCACAACAGGCGGCAACGGGCGACCGGCGGGCACAGGTGCTGGAAGAGCTGTACGACAATCCACACCGCCTGCTGGTGACGCTGCTTGTCGGCAACAACATCGTCAACATCGCGATTTCGAGCATCATCACCGTCCTCGTCGCGAACTATCTCTCCCCGGGACCGGCGGTCGTTGCAACCACTGTCGTCACCAGCTTCCTCATCCTGATTTTCGGCGAGATCGTGCCGAAGGCGTTCGGCCTCGGCAACGCACAGGAATGGGCACTGACCGTCGCATCGCCGGTCCGGCTCGTCGAGCGCGTGCTCTCGCCGCTTATCACGTTGTTCGACGGTATCACCAGTCGGATGAACGCGCTCATCACCGTCGAGACAGACATCGAGAAACCGTATCTGGACTGA
- a CDS encoding YccF domain-containing protein, translated as MSAQRSLLVRAVWFLFVGWWVTGIWLSVAWLLNVTIIGIPLGIKLINRVPLVLTLKRRDRLVTESDGGSQYSLLVRVVWFVFVGWWASGVWTGVAYALTLTIVGLPLAIWMYNKLPFVVSLYQY; from the coding sequence ATGAGTGCACAGCGGTCTCTCCTCGTTCGGGCGGTGTGGTTTCTGTTCGTCGGCTGGTGGGTGACCGGCATCTGGCTCTCGGTCGCGTGGCTGCTGAACGTCACAATCATCGGCATCCCGCTGGGTATCAAGCTGATAAACAGGGTGCCACTCGTGCTGACGCTCAAACGACGCGACCGGCTTGTCACGGAGAGCGACGGCGGCTCGCAGTACTCGCTGCTCGTCCGTGTGGTCTGGTTCGTCTTCGTCGGCTGGTGGGCCAGCGGCGTCTGGACCGGCGTCGCGTACGCGCTGACGCTGACAATCGTTGGCCTCCCGCTGGCGATTTGGATGTACAACAAGCTCCCATTTGTCGTGTCGCTGTACCAGTACTGA
- a CDS encoding aminopeptidase has translation MDPRIREHAEVIVDHSIDLSEGDNLVIDAHPQAADLVTALHEFAADRGANPLVVQDRLGERFRRAYLRNRDEFETPSHIEALYEEMDAYIAIKGSDNVTETSDVDPETTAAYQQSQQPLLNERLSKTWCLTQYPAPANAQLAQTSTEGYENFVWDAVLKDWDAVREHQAQMVEILDPADEVRIVSGETTDVTMSVAGNETLNDYGEKNLPGGEVFTAPVSDSVEGEVLFDKPLYHQGREVTDVFLRFEDGEVVEHSAAKNEDLLTEVLSTDDGASRLGELGIGMNRDIDQFSYNMLFDEKMGDTVHMAVGRAYDETVGEDNEQNESAVHVDMIVDMSEDSFIEVDGEVVQRNGTFVFEDGFED, from the coding sequence ATGGACCCACGCATTCGCGAACATGCGGAAGTCATTGTCGACCACTCTATCGACCTGAGCGAGGGCGACAACCTCGTTATCGACGCTCACCCGCAGGCTGCGGATCTTGTGACCGCGCTACACGAGTTTGCCGCTGACCGCGGCGCAAATCCGCTTGTCGTACAGGACCGCCTCGGCGAGCGGTTCCGTCGTGCCTACCTTCGCAATCGGGACGAGTTCGAGACGCCGAGCCATATTGAAGCGCTGTACGAGGAGATGGACGCGTACATCGCGATCAAGGGCAGTGACAACGTCACCGAGACCAGTGACGTTGACCCCGAAACAACGGCCGCCTATCAGCAGTCCCAGCAGCCGCTCCTGAACGAGCGGCTCTCGAAGACTTGGTGTCTCACACAATACCCCGCGCCTGCCAACGCCCAGCTCGCCCAGACTTCGACGGAGGGCTACGAGAACTTCGTCTGGGATGCCGTCCTCAAGGACTGGGACGCCGTCCGCGAGCACCAGGCACAGATGGTCGAGATTCTGGACCCTGCCGACGAAGTCCGCATCGTTTCCGGGGAGACGACGGACGTGACGATGTCTGTTGCCGGTAACGAGACGCTCAACGACTACGGTGAGAAGAACCTTCCCGGCGGCGAGGTGTTCACTGCGCCAGTCTCCGACAGCGTCGAGGGCGAGGTACTGTTCGACAAGCCGCTGTACCATCAGGGCCGGGAAGTGACCGATGTCTTCCTTCGGTTCGAGGACGGCGAAGTCGTCGAGCACAGCGCCGCCAAGAACGAAGACCTGCTGACCGAGGTGCTGTCGACTGATGACGGTGCGAGCCGACTCGGCGAACTGGGCATCGGAATGAACCGCGATATCGACCAGTTCTCTTACAACATGCTGTTCGATGAAAAGATGGGCGACACCGTTCACATGGCGGTAGGACGAGCCTACGACGAGACTGTTGGCGAGGACAACGAGCAAAACGAGTCGGCCGTCCACGTCGACATGATTGTCGACATGAGCGAGGACTCGTTCATCGAGGTTGACGGGGAAGTCGTCCAGCGGAACGGGACGTTCGTCTTCGAAGACGGGTTCGAGGACTGA
- a CDS encoding helix-turn-helix domain-containing protein: MSLLPSRDPATPDAEPRVIGVDSDDADDVLSALSAETARNLLSELNKEPAPPSELADRVDTSLQNAQYHLKKLKNAGAVEVVDTAYSEKGREMDVFAPANQPLVICAGDEQETSGLRAALANIIGSLAVIGFASLLIQQVFGSGLGSLFGGPAVSSGSADTGTRDPSFYPENATVTDGGFEATAGALDTAARGGAEAAAAAIPPGLAFFAGGAFVLAGMAALWYMRQ; the protein is encoded by the coding sequence ATGTCGTTGCTGCCTTCTCGGGACCCGGCGACCCCGGACGCCGAACCTCGAGTCATCGGTGTCGACAGTGATGATGCGGACGACGTGTTGTCGGCACTCTCGGCAGAGACAGCGCGTAACTTACTGTCAGAGCTAAACAAGGAGCCAGCACCGCCGTCGGAGCTGGCCGACCGGGTGGATACGTCGCTGCAAAACGCCCAGTACCATCTGAAGAAACTCAAGAATGCCGGTGCGGTCGAGGTCGTCGATACGGCGTACTCCGAGAAGGGGCGCGAGATGGACGTGTTCGCGCCGGCCAACCAACCGCTCGTTATCTGCGCCGGTGACGAACAGGAGACATCGGGGCTGCGGGCGGCGCTGGCGAACATCATCGGTAGTCTCGCTGTCATCGGCTTCGCCAGCCTGCTGATCCAGCAGGTGTTCGGGAGCGGACTGGGGTCGCTGTTTGGCGGCCCAGCAGTGTCGTCCGGAAGTGCGGACACCGGGACCCGGGATCCGAGTTTTTACCCCGAGAACGCGACCGTGACCGATGGGGGCTTTGAAGCCACTGCGGGCGCGCTCGATACCGCCGCACGAGGCGGTGCCGAGGCCGCTGCCGCCGCGATTCCGCCGGGACTAGCGTTCTTCGCCGGCGGCGCGTTCGTCCTCGCGGGGATGGCGGCGCTGTGGTACATGCGGCAGTAG
- a CDS encoding metallophosphoesterase translates to MLTVISDTHGTDDHRLTGRTLDAVREADRVLHAGDFMTEQVLDAIDAECDELTGVVGNNDRPAVRARLSDVATVSWEGLTIVVVHGHEHTETALGMLARQENADIVVVGHSHKPVLTDFGGWTLVNPGSYADPRRYQPAHAELDVMAGDVRVRLRSPDGTPISTTTVER, encoded by the coding sequence ATGCTCACTGTCATCTCAGATACGCACGGGACGGACGACCATCGACTGACGGGTCGGACGCTTGACGCTGTCCGCGAGGCCGACCGCGTTCTCCACGCGGGCGATTTCATGACCGAGCAGGTCCTCGATGCTATCGACGCCGAATGCGACGAACTGACCGGCGTCGTCGGGAACAACGATCGGCCGGCGGTCCGTGCCCGGCTTTCTGACGTTGCGACCGTCTCTTGGGAGGGGCTGACCATCGTCGTCGTACACGGCCACGAACACACCGAAACCGCCCTCGGGATGCTGGCCCGGCAGGAAAACGCCGATATCGTTGTCGTCGGTCACTCACACAAACCTGTACTGACTGACTTCGGCGGCTGGACGCTGGTCAACCCGGGGAGTTACGCCGACCCTCGACGCTATCAGCCGGCCCACGCTGAACTGGATGTGATGGCCGGCGACGTTCGCGTTCGCCTTCGCTCCCCGGACGGAACACCGATTTCGACGACAACCGTCGAACGGTAA
- a CDS encoding cation diffusion facilitator family transporter yields MAGSKSVVIAALIANGAIAILKFFGFLLTGSAAMLSETYHSISDTGNQVFLLIGIRFSERERDRRHPFGYGKAQFFYSFLVSVFLFGIAGWESAKHGYSQLTSGGHGGGGHAGEAVEFLFFTYQPPAWLDPLWVNYTVLLGAFVFETYALIKARAEMKRQIDRNDWSGYREAFRKTSDVTTLTALTEDTIALAGIVIALVGLFLEQQTGNPFFDRVSALLIGIMLMGFALALAWENKRLLLGESLPMDEEQRLRDVVMQNEHVDEVIGFRTVYFGPNEVIVFADLRFVSDLDVESMDDEITALESAMQDANGDIRKVYIEPEL; encoded by the coding sequence ATGGCAGGGAGTAAATCAGTCGTCATCGCCGCACTGATAGCCAACGGCGCGATTGCGATCCTGAAGTTCTTCGGCTTCCTCCTGACAGGGAGCGCCGCGATGCTGTCGGAGACGTACCACAGCATCTCTGACACCGGAAATCAGGTATTCCTGCTCATCGGAATCCGATTCAGCGAGCGGGAACGTGACCGTCGCCATCCCTTTGGCTACGGCAAGGCGCAGTTCTTCTATAGCTTTCTTGTCTCCGTGTTCCTGTTCGGTATCGCCGGCTGGGAGAGCGCGAAACACGGCTACAGCCAGCTAACCAGTGGCGGCCACGGCGGCGGTGGACACGCTGGCGAGGCGGTCGAGTTTTTGTTTTTCACGTATCAGCCGCCGGCATGGCTGGACCCGCTGTGGGTCAACTACACTGTCCTCCTCGGTGCGTTCGTCTTCGAGACGTACGCCCTGATAAAGGCCCGCGCCGAGATGAAACGTCAGATCGACCGGAACGACTGGTCGGGCTACCGCGAGGCGTTCCGCAAGACGAGCGACGTGACGACGCTGACCGCGCTGACCGAGGACACCATCGCGCTCGCGGGCATCGTCATCGCGCTGGTTGGCCTGTTTCTCGAACAGCAGACCGGCAACCCGTTTTTCGACCGAGTCTCCGCGCTGCTCATCGGGATTATGCTGATGGGCTTCGCTCTGGCGCTGGCTTGGGAGAACAAGCGTCTGTTGCTGGGGGAGAGCCTCCCAATGGACGAGGAACAGCGCCTCCGTGATGTCGTCATGCAAAACGAGCACGTGGACGAAGTCATCGGCTTCCGAACGGTGTACTTCGGTCCGAACGAGGTCATCGTCTTCGCCGACCTGCGGTTCGTGTCGGACCTCGACGTGGAGTCGATGGACGACGAGATAACGGCCCTCGAATCGGCGATGCAGGACGCCAACGGCGACATCAGGAAGGTCTACATCGAGCCGGAGCTGTAA